The Podarcis muralis chromosome 14, rPodMur119.hap1.1, whole genome shotgun sequence nucleotide sequence CTGCCCCTATAAGAGACAGGCTTGCAGCGGAGCTCCAAGGGCCACCCTTCTCTAGGTAAGACAACCTTAGCTGAGAGGCAGAGCAACTGCCTGccatgcaaaaggtcctgggtGGGAAAGAGTCCCTGCCAGAGTTCCTGGAGACTGGCTGTGCTAAGTAACTATGTTCCTGTAAAAGCAACCAGTCTGATTAGCTTCCATTTATTGGCTGTCTGGTCCTGTGTTCTCCTGCTCCACTGAGGCTCTTTTGAGGCGTGTTGAGAACTTGGCTTTTGATAGTGCTGTTTTTATTAGCTGTATTGTAATGCacgtatttttaatattgttttaattctgtcagagtttaattacttttcaatggttgtcttatatatatatatagcttttttgtattttatctgtgttgtttttatttgtggAAGCCACCCTGAGTCGCCTTGGGGggtaaaagcaggatataaatactgtAACAAGAAGAGACAGAGGCGGCAGCAAGAAGGCGGTGGTCAAAACTGTGtcaaatatttaataaataataattaaataatatttatttttacttttttttaaaagcgtcATTCccttttctatctttctttaaggCTTTTCCACCGCCTCTCCAGCTTGGGCGACTTACAAAACCAAACCACGTGTAACTTCAACGCTACAGCGGAGCAGCCTCCAGCAACCCTCCACCgggcttttggactacaactcccatcagcccttgccgcCACAACATCCATGTTGGCTGGCTGACTGCGGGGAGAAGGAGGTGGCGGGAgccgtagtccaaaacatccggacCGGCGAGCGAAGGTTTCGAGGCGGAAGGGGCGGGCTACGGAGGCCGACGGAGGCCAATCCGGACCGCCCGGCGCTTTTCCCGGCACCCCCCCGGGCGGGTTGTACACAATCATCATGGCTGCCGCCTCTGCCACCCCCGGTGCGCGCGCGAGAGAGCGGGGTCCGCCAGGGGCGGGGGCGCGCGGAGGGAAACAGGGGGCAAGGCCTGGGCTGTACACATTGGGGGTGGGCGACCCCCGGCCTTCCCTCTCCCCTTGCCAGGGCAGCCCCAAACTCCCCCCTCAAGGCAGCGACTAGGCTGGGTTGGGCTGGAGGTTCACCCTCACCTGCCTCCCCTCGCTCGGCCTCGTGCCTTGAGCCACTTTTTCCTAAAGCGCCACCCACCCAGGAAAGCTTCGGAGGGTCTTCCTCGGGGGAGGCGCCCTGGCACGAGGGAGGGGAGTTTCCCAGGCGGGTAGCCGAGCTCTGCCTGGCTTCAGCCCTGACACGGGCTGGGCCCGCTAAATTGGGGGCGGGTGCAGAGGCGGGGGATGTAGGGAGAAAGACAGCAAGGCATAGGAGTGAGGAAAGTAGGGTTTGCTCACCAAGCGGGTACAATTGGGGGAGGCACTCCAGTACTGGAATAAGTGCTATTAAACAAAGAGAAAATAGTTACTGTTGGGAGTGTTTTGAGCTGACACTGTACCTGCCGCTGACATAATTCAGCCCCGACTGAAGTCTTAATCTGGATTGgtgggggtttttgtttttattttgagtgTTGTCCCAAAACAGCGCATAAGGAGTGTATGTATACAGATCCCACCTCTCTCAAGGGGGCTGTTCtcatttgtttcctttctttgCAGATTCGGATGACACCAGCATGGATGCAGAAGCTGAGAATCCGCCTCTAGACTGCAGGGATGGCAGCGATCCTCTTTCTGCTGAGAAACCTTTGGAGACTGATGATCCTCAAAGTGATCCACCTGACCCACAGGCTTCTGTCAGCAATGGCGGAGATTCTGAGATTGGGAAAGAGCTGGTTGAGCTAAAAATTATCTGGAACAAAAATAAGTATGACTTGAAGTTCCCACTTGATAACACAGGGGCTGACCTGAAGCAGAAAATCCACTCACTCACAGGTGAGGCTGTCTGTGTTTTATGGAGAGGTAATTCTACCACGTGACCTTCCCATCATATCTGGAAGAAATTCCTGCGTTAAAAAGTCTTCCCTGTTGATTCCTTCTTTGCTAGGCCTtccacctgcaatgcagaaggTCATGTTCAAAGGACTTCTACCAGAGGATAAAACTTTACGGGAAATCAAAGTGATCAATGGAGCAAAAATAATGGTGGTTGGCTCAACTATCAATGATGTCTTGGCAGTAAACACACCGAAAGATGCTGCTCAGCAGGAAGTGAAATCAGAAGAGACCAAAAAGGAGCCCCTTTGCAGACAAAAGGTTGGTTACAACTTCCAGCCTAGGTAGCTTGTTTGGACTGAAAGTGTACATGGATCTCCCAGGTAAAATGGGAGTACCCCTTTTGACCATAGACCAGTTAAAAGGAAGGACCTTGAGGTCCATGTGCTTCGGTGAAAGGTTAACTTGAAGCTCCTTATCTTGATAATTCCTGCAGCAGCCTTCTGGTTAGATCACTATTCCAATAACTGAGAGAGCAAGTTGCCTAAAAACTATCTGCAAGTCCAAGGTTGAAGAGCCATTTGAACTCTATTTAACTTTAGTGGAACGGACAGTGTAGTGACTGTAATTTAACAATAAATAACATTTTGTAGCCAAATGGTGCTGCCCTTTAGGTAGTCCTGTTGAATTTGGCCTTTGTCACCTTCAGCCGATAGCTAATTCTGCTATCAACTGGCCAGTTTTGAGGTGGGAATCTCGGTGAGACCTTTACATGCTTTCCTTTGCAAAGTTACTAATGTGATAGTTTTCACCAAAGTTGTGGTGTAAACTCTTGAATTTTAGGGAAGTGTGTGAATTTATAACTACTGATAGACAGAATACATACTATGCATTTCTTGATTGCATTTGGATTGTGTGACTAAGATAAGAGGTAACTAGTTGCCTGTGTATCTTCTTCAAATTCTTAAAAATCTCAGTATGTTAGCAAGTAGGTAGATGGGAAAATCTTCTAGGCTTTTgtcatgtttattttttatttccgcTTTGTTACAGCAACACAGGAAAGTGTTAGATAAAGGAAAACCTGAAGATGTGATGCCTTCTGTCAAGGGTGCCCAGGTGTGTGAGTAGGCTGTATCATTGTCGAGGTCCATAGGAGCCAGTGGCAGTTTCTGGGGCTCTTCCTTCTCTCCTACACTTATGTCCTGTAGAGGAGGGTGGCTTTTTTAACTTTGTGCTGTAAAGCTGGCAGAAGCTTCCTGTTGTTCACAGAAGACCTCTGTTCTCGACTTCTTAGGAGCGCCTGCCAACTGTTCCTTTATCGGGCATGTACAACAAATCGGGTGGAAAAGTGCGGCTCACCTTTAAACTCGAACAAGATCAGCTCTGGATTGGCACTAAAGGTAGGTGCTCAAAATTATATACTTTGGGGGGACCTGAAGACTTATCTCTgggagagtacagtggtgcctcgcaagacgaaattaattcgttccgcgagttttgtcttgcgatttttttcgtcttgcgaagcacggtgtcgggaaagttttggaaaagcttcaaaaatcaccaaagtcttaaaaaacctcaaaaaaggctaccacaccgcgttctatgagttgctccttgaagtcaagtcgcaactgtattaacggtgttaagaaaaaggaatcaaacttgcaagacgtttccgtcttgcgaagcaagcccatagggaaaatcgtcttgcgaagcagctcaaaaaaccctttcgtctagcgagttttttgtcttgcgaggcattcgtcttgcaaggtaccactgtactgatgccATGTTTAGTGTTTCACAGCTGACCCCTTGCAAGATTTCTGAGCCTGTAGAGTCATCCTGTTCGGGTGATGGTTTAGGAGCAACAAGTAGAAATATGCTACAGTTCATGTGAAGCTTGAAGAGCAGAAAAGGCATTGGTGATTTAGataccctagagcagtgtttcccaaccttttttgggcaaaggcacacggaggtaggctggtgtgccgtgggagggaggcgggcggcgaggggcggcggcggcgagcacacgcggggcggcgagcgagctccctcccacatcccatcgccgctcgcttcggccggcctactgggctgtcgcaggcggaaggcctgcgcatgcgtgaggttttcgcgccttcctccagtaggctggccgaagcgagcggcgatgggatgtgggagggagctcgctcgccgccccgcgtgtgctcgccgccgctgccccgcctctcgccgcccgagtcgcccgcctccctcccacggaacacaaggcaacgttccgcggcacactagtgtgccgcggaacaccggttgggaaacactgccctagagtgCATTTCCTGTACATCTTTGGCCAATCAATAATTTGGCCTGCTTGAAGGGTTTGACCTACCTAATATATGAGGGCTTTTGTGGCTCTTCAGTGTTTAATACTCTGCCTGTGCCCCTTGTGTTTGTTGTGCAGGAGTCTTTTTGTGGTAGGGAGTTGAGCTGCTTGTGTCCCAAGAACCATACTGGAGGGAGGCTCTGAAAGTGCTGAAACATTGAGAGCACTggcattctgcacacacacacgccagtggcactttatttatataccactgtctCATATCAGAACATTGCACAGGGGCTGGGCAGAGTGGGGGACCATTAAAAGCAGAACTTGCAGTACAGAGGGTCCTTAGAAAGAGATTTTGTTGATCTGGCTGGCTGGTTGAACTCTGTGTAGTATTTTAGTGGCTCTGTAAGCTGCACTTCCTGCTTGTTTGCAGCCCCAGGCTTTCTTTAGATGCAAAACTGGATTGAGCAGGCATGATGCGTGGAGTTGAAAGGGCTAAAGAGTCTGTGGGAAATTATGGGTATTTGAGTTTCATTTAACAAGGCTAGTTGAGGAGCAGCATACTTTTGctacactctggtttccattgaaAGCTGGGGCTTACTAGTTTAGATGTTTTTGACCCTCACACAGAGCAACAGGCACCGTGTAGCCCATACTAAGCTGTTGTATGTCCCATTTGGTTTCAATAGCAGCTAAGCTCATGCTTAATTCTcaccagatgaaattaatgggcacAAAGTGCTTTTGGCCTCAGTCACAACTGTGGTTGTGTAATCTCTATATTATGACTTCTTAATGGTTACTGATATGACTGAATAATATTCTAATGCAGTAATGCCCAATTTCATTATATGGGGTTTGGTTTTTCCCAATCCAACTCCTTAGCAGTAGGAGCACTTCAACCATCACCTGTTTTTGCAGCAGCCCACCTGGGGAGGGTCAGGCACCTGGTAGTTCACATCTCTGCCTGACAAATGGCCCTACCATTGGGAAAAGAGAGAGACCATCAGAGTGCCTCAGCAGGGGGATCTTCTCCTTTTGCAAAAAGGCACATCTGTTGACTAGGACAGATGTGAAATTTGACACTCTGTTATGCTGGCCTTGGACCAGCTTCAAACACGGAGGAAATATGCTGATAAGAGGTTGAAATGCATTCTCATTTTGTCGCTGTGTGGTCTTGCAGACAGAccatgcttttgttttgtttctttaattcTATCTGATTTCTTGCCACAGGAATGGTTTAGGGGGTGAACTAGGGGAACAGCAATAACTTTCAGGATTAAGCTGCATATGGGGTTTATAAATTTCTTTTGTCTTAGCAGTAgaaagccatttatttatttatttatttacttacttacttacttacttacttacttacttacttacttacttccaGTGAGTTGGGTGATGCAAAGAGcttttggggtggagggaaggTCTTCTTTGGAAAAGGAGAGGCTGTTGGGATCAGGTATTGGGGCTGGTGCAGCTTTGAGAAAGCCTTTCCTTTTTCATACATTCTGATGGGATGGAGAAGCTCTGGAAGGAAGAGCGGAGGAATGGTGTGAAATGTCCTCCTGCCCAAGTTGACATGTTTTATTTCAATGCAGAAAGAACAGAAAAGTTGCCCATGGGGTCTATCAAGAACGTGGTGAGTGAACCTATCGAAGGACATGAGGATTATCACATGATGGTAAGGAACGGTCCTCTGCAAATACTGCACCTGAACTTTTGCAGATGTTAAGCCCAGGGTTTCAGGAGAAGACTACATTCCTATGAGCAAAAGCAGTCAGCATAAGGGCTAATTCAGAGAGAAGCCTTTCTTCCTTCTGCAGCACTCTCCATAGAGAGGATCATATTCCCTGCTTTTTACCCTGCAAGAAGACTCAGCATTCAGTGAACTCCTGTGAATTGTCTGCCTCTCTTCTATTTTCTACGGAATAAGTACTTCTCCCTTCAGTGGACAGAAACATACAGGGACACAGGGCCTCCACTTACATAACAATCTCATTAACTCTTCGGTTTATTTGCCACTTGAAAGGAGAGTTTATGTgtctccttctctttcctcctctcacAAATAGAACTGAAGTTGGTGTTGAGTTGAGGACCAAGGGGTGTgtttgtggccctctggatgtttctgaactacaactcccatcagctagcATGGTCAGCGGTCAAGAAGGATGAtcatgattggagttgtagtacAGTTTGGATGCAGCAGCTGACTGGTTTGCACAAGTGCAGGAGTAAATAATTGAAGCagaacacctggggggggggggaggtgcaatGCGTGAGCCCAGTTGGCAAAATTCTGAGCCCAGTTGGCAAAATGCATAATGTCTCTGCGTGTAAACAAAGTAGTATCCGGTTAAGATTCACCTTGCTTGAGGCAAGCCAATATTCTCTGCCTCAACTACTATGTCTGTAATATGGAGATGCTGGTGTTAGTGATGGCCTACATTGCTTGGTTGTTGTAAGGGTTTGGGGATAACGTACATGAAATACTTTGAACACCTGAATATGTATAAACAGAAAGTGTctgataccagttgctgaaaaccacaggaggagagagtgctcttgtgctcaaatcctgcttgtatGTTTCCCAAAAGAGGCATCTGCTTCGCTACtagaagaacagaatgctgaactaggtgggccattggcctgatccagcaggcttttcttatattcttCAATGTTTTGAGAGAGACCTGCTGCTCCTCAGGAAACTGCTGAATCTGGCTTGGTCCCAGTGTTGAATGAGGTGGCCATAGTTTGAGGGACCTTAATCCTGAGCCTCCTGTTCTTC carries:
- the UBFD1 gene encoding ubiquitin domain-containing protein UBFD1, whose product is MAAASATPDSDDTSMDAEAENPPLDCRDGSDPLSAEKPLETDDPQSDPPDPQASVSNGGDSEIGKELVELKIIWNKNKYDLKFPLDNTGADLKQKIHSLTGLPPAMQKVMFKGLLPEDKTLREIKVINGAKIMVVGSTINDVLAVNTPKDAAQQEVKSEETKKEPLCRQKQHRKVLDKGKPEDVMPSVKGAQERLPTVPLSGMYNKSGGKVRLTFKLEQDQLWIGTKERTEKLPMGSIKNVVSEPIEGHEDYHMMAFQLGPTEASYYWVYWVPTQYVDAIKDTVLGKWQYF